The DNA region CCATAAAAATCACCCCTTAAAGTAAATGTTGCCCATTAGGGGGTTTTTCAACCTCTACTTTAAGGGGTGCAGTTCATGAACGAGCAGGATGTTTTTATCTTTAGCTATGGAGTTAATTTTAAATCGGCCCAATGTGGGTGGGCTTCTAGTCGACGTTCCATATCTCGGAACGCTTGAAGTGATCGACTTAGCTTACTAAAAGCGTCGCCGCCTTCACTCCAACCTTGGTAACCAATCATTCCCTTATAACCAATCTTTTTTAGCTCTCCAAGTAAGGCAAAATTATCTAACTCTCCGGCATCCAATGGTTCAATCGTGGCGACTCCACCAAAACCGTGTGGATTGCGACGGCTACCAGAAATGTTCACTTGTTTTAAATAAGGAGATACCTTTCTAAGTATTCCTGATAAATCGGTTCCATCGACAGCGTACCAATGGTAGCCACAAAAGACGATGCCGAGATGAGGATGGTTAAGACGCTTACAAAGTCTGACTGCATCTTCATGGCGTTCAACCCAGAAAGATAGGTGGGTGTAAAGTAAAATATCAATGTTTCTTCGTTCGGCAATCTCTAGCGCTTTTTCTAACCACTTCGCGGCGATGTCGTCCCCTTTAGGATCTGAAGGACGGATATGATGTCCGACGGATTGAATCGCGAGTTCAACCGTCGAACATCCCTCCATTATCTCCAACATTTTTAAAATTCCTTTATTTCTTGGATGATCTTCACCTAGTGAAAGGTCTAACACAACGTACACGCCAGCGACGTCTAGACCATATTTTTCCTTTACGTTTTTCAGCTTTTCTACATCTCGCCACCGTTCTCCGTGCCAGACAGATAAATGGGTCGCGTCATACCCAATCTCCTTCAACATTTCACATCGAGCTTCAAAGCTATAAATGCCCATTGAGTTATAGAAAGCAAAATCCATTGCATAAAATGGGTATGCCATATTGTAAAGTTCTCCCTTCTACTGTACTTACAGCGATTTTAACGCTTCAGCAATCTCTGTATCCCCTGACATTAAATCGAATGCTTTTTTATACGTATTTGGTTCATCAAGAGCTTGAACGATTGTTCTTGCTACGTCTTCGCGTGGAATGCTGCCGCTTTTTAAGTTCTCGGCTGCGGTAACGAAGCCTGTTCCTTTTTCATCGCGTAGATAACCAGGACGAATAATCGTATAATTTAATCCGCTATTTATTAACATAC from Bacillus sp. (in: firmicutes) includes:
- a CDS encoding sugar phosphate isomerase/epimerase translates to MAYPFYAMDFAFYNSMGIYSFEARCEMLKEIGYDATHLSVWHGERWRDVEKLKNVKEKYGLDVAGVYVVLDLSLGEDHPRNKGILKMLEIMEGCSTVELAIQSVGHHIRPSDPKGDDIAAKWLEKALEIAERRNIDILLYTHLSFWVERHEDAVRLCKRLNHPHLGIVFCGYHWYAVDGTDLSGILRKVSPYLKQVNISGSRRNPHGFGGVATIEPLDAGELDNFALLGELKKIGYKGMIGYQGWSEGGDAFSKLSRSLQAFRDMERRLEAHPHWADLKLTP